Proteins encoded in a region of the Brevefilum fermentans genome:
- a CDS encoding DUF5050 domain-containing protein, whose protein sequence is MKTTLLKSKIVLIALLLCLMLPSCIQKTENLDQVAVLGKNDEDGTVFIPLYNGKVIEIKGDIRRASVTPDREKIIVLENDDRLYQTDLKLKEEITIADDVLWYSDLQNEGLFYINSSHKTFRYTFADRLHVEIEANFSPDHANFFDFLVAKNSLSVLYVTEDGSLFTMPYNAISGNRIASTFGNVQFLGISDDGKICVWSAKDTDIGEYKIFLYDGDESHALFDKNPFSPTYIQFSKNDNLVVLINYGSDILYFKERDGKIISAKLGGLFGHGDIFTNTGPVYRDQSNKFEGLYLLAQDNRRTSLYHVDTDGDREKLISDVVDMEIVNGNLFYSNSEGDLFFARLKINTIENEKRIAYDVADFVVSSDGKIIYYTKNLDSLGTGTLYRKDLNGKEPEKISSNVSHQCYFTVDPKNCFSELYVSVDGNTIYYFEDVNRLGYSWGVGNLMSNTLGNESIKISSEVIMTSLTSGLFNKLLNPSYFTFEKFVEVTKDNHVLVNWMFFNGKNTGILVKNVSASFIY, encoded by the coding sequence ATGAAAACAACACTATTAAAATCAAAAATTGTTTTGATTGCATTGTTGCTGTGTTTGATGCTACCTAGCTGCATTCAAAAAACAGAAAATTTAGATCAAGTAGCTGTTCTAGGCAAAAACGATGAAGATGGAACCGTATTTATCCCTCTTTATAACGGCAAAGTGATTGAGATCAAAGGTGATATTCGAAGAGCTTCAGTAACCCCTGACAGGGAAAAAATAATTGTCCTTGAAAATGATGACAGGTTGTATCAAACTGACCTAAAGCTGAAAGAAGAAATCACAATCGCTGATGATGTTTTATGGTACAGTGATTTGCAAAATGAGGGGCTGTTCTACATAAACTCCTCCCATAAAACTTTTCGATACACGTTCGCGGACAGATTGCATGTTGAGATTGAAGCAAATTTTTCCCCTGATCATGCAAACTTTTTCGACTTTCTTGTTGCAAAAAATAGTTTATCTGTTTTGTATGTCACTGAGGATGGCAGTTTGTTTACTATGCCGTACAATGCGATTTCTGGAAATAGAATTGCATCAACTTTCGGAAACGTCCAATTCCTTGGAATTTCAGATGACGGAAAAATATGTGTATGGTCTGCAAAAGATACAGACATAGGGGAATATAAAATATTTCTTTATGATGGAGATGAGAGCCATGCTTTATTTGATAAGAATCCGTTTTCACCTACATATATTCAATTTTCAAAAAATGATAATTTAGTCGTCTTAATCAATTATGGCAGTGATATCCTTTATTTTAAAGAAAGGGATGGAAAAATCATTTCTGCGAAACTTGGTGGCTTGTTTGGGCACGGGGATATTTTTACAAATACTGGACCGGTTTATCGTGATCAATCAAACAAATTCGAAGGATTATATCTCCTCGCTCAAGACAATAGGAGAACAAGCCTGTATCATGTTGACACGGATGGCGATCGAGAGAAATTAATATCCGACGTCGTTGACATGGAAATTGTTAATGGGAATTTGTTCTATTCAAATTCTGAAGGCGATTTGTTTTTTGCAAGATTGAAAATTAATACGATTGAAAATGAGAAAAGAATTGCATATGATGTAGCAGATTTTGTTGTTTCTTCTGATGGAAAAATAATTTATTATACAAAAAACCTTGATTCTTTAGGAACAGGCACACTTTATCGAAAAGACCTGAATGGAAAAGAGCCGGAAAAAATTTCCTCGAATGTATCTCACCAATGTTACTTCACAGTTGATCCTAAAAACTGCTTTTCTGAACTCTATGTCAGCGTTGATGGTAATACGATTTATTATTTTGAAGATGTAAATCGTCTTGGCTATTCTTGGGGAGTTGGCAACTTAATGAGTAACACACTTGGCAATGAATCAATCAAAATTTCCAGCGAGGTTATTATGACTTCGCTTACAAGTGGATTATTCAATAAATTGTTAAACCCAAGCTATTTTACATTTGAAAAGTTTGTTGAGGTTACCAAAGATAACCATGTGCTGGTAAATTGGATGTTTTTTAATGGCAAAAATACAGGCATTTTAGTAAAAAATGTTAGCGCTTCGTTTATATATTGA
- the pth gene encoding aminoacyl-tRNA hydrolase: MSENNPFLIVGLGNPGPDYHHNRHNVGFMAIDALACAIDISIARVERNALVGKGLLDDQRVILAKPQTFMNKSGQAVASLARFYKIPVDQILVVYDDLDLPFGSLRLRPGGGTGGHKGMDSIMNRLGTREFPRLRVGIGRPPGRMDPADFVLHDFDPPQQELLPQVLDRAVQAMRTFVLEGIEPAMTMFNERPNKDADPGEDQD, encoded by the coding sequence ATGAGCGAAAACAATCCATTTTTGATCGTTGGACTGGGCAACCCCGGCCCGGATTACCACCACAACCGTCACAATGTGGGCTTTATGGCAATAGACGCCCTGGCGTGCGCTATTGATATCTCCATTGCGCGTGTGGAACGCAACGCCCTGGTAGGAAAGGGTCTGCTGGATGATCAGCGGGTGATTCTGGCTAAGCCGCAAACATTTATGAACAAATCCGGGCAAGCGGTGGCATCCCTGGCTCGCTTCTACAAGATCCCCGTCGATCAAATCCTGGTGGTGTACGACGATCTTGATCTGCCCTTTGGCAGCCTGCGCCTGCGCCCTGGGGGCGGGACCGGCGGTCATAAGGGGATGGATTCGATTATGAACCGGCTGGGCACGCGCGAATTCCCCCGTCTGCGAGTGGGCATCGGTCGACCGCCCGGGCGCATGGATCCGGCGGATTTCGTATTGCACGATTTTGACCCACCCCAGCAGGAGCTGCTGCCGCAGGTGTTGGATCGCGCCGTGCAGGCGATGCGCACCTTTGTGCTGGAAGGGATTGAGCCGGCGATGACAATGTTCAATGAACGCCCGAACAAAGACGCTGACCCGGGCGAGGATCAGGATTAA
- a CDS encoding formate--tetrahydrofolate ligase — translation MNQKPNTPFTPTKLNRRHPVPSDLEIAQEAELKPITQVAEELGLLPDEYDPYGKYMAKVHLSVLERLADVPDGKYVDVTAITPTPLGEGKSTTMVGLSQALGAHLGKRVLTAIRQPSQGPTFGIKGGAAGGGYSQVVPMENFNLHLTGDIHAITAANNLIAAAIETRMFHESYQSDEALFNRLCPPNKKGKRSFAVNMLHRLKNLGINKTDPDELTEEERRKFARLNIDRETLTWRRAIDTNDRLLRGITIGQGPDEKEFNLKTNFIITVASELMAVLALATSLQDMRERIGRIVLALDMDGNPVTVDDVGVGGAATVMMKDALMPNLMQTLEGTPAFVHAGPFANIAHGNSSIMADMIGLKLADYVITESGFGADMGMEKFFDIKCRYSGNIPDVVVLVATVRALKMHGGGPKVVAGAPLAPEYVEENLELLQAGLENLMAHVDIASHYGINIVVAINRFHTDTDAELDLIKKACYESGKVFDAVVTNHWEEGGAGAIELGKAVIKAAEQETNFKFLYPLDIPIKEKIEIIATKVYGADGVDYSPEAEKQIEEYTRLGFDKIPICMAKTHLSLSHDPAAKGRPKNYRIPIRSVNASVGAGFLYPLLGTMSTMPGLPTRPAYYDIDIDFETGRIIGLM, via the coding sequence ATGAATCAAAAACCGAATACCCCCTTTACCCCCACCAAACTCAATCGACGCCATCCTGTCCCCTCGGACCTCGAAATCGCCCAGGAGGCTGAACTTAAACCCATTACACAGGTCGCTGAAGAACTGGGCCTCCTGCCGGATGAATACGATCCCTATGGAAAATACATGGCTAAAGTGCACCTCTCCGTCCTGGAGCGCCTGGCCGATGTGCCCGATGGAAAATACGTCGATGTTACCGCCATAACGCCCACGCCCCTGGGCGAAGGCAAGTCGACCACCATGGTCGGTTTGAGCCAGGCGTTGGGCGCGCACCTGGGCAAGCGGGTGCTGACCGCCATCCGCCAACCCAGCCAGGGACCGACCTTTGGCATCAAAGGCGGCGCTGCCGGCGGCGGATACAGCCAGGTCGTCCCGATGGAGAACTTCAACCTGCACCTCACCGGCGACATCCACGCCATCACTGCTGCCAATAACCTGATCGCAGCCGCCATTGAAACCCGCATGTTCCACGAATCCTACCAGAGCGACGAAGCCCTTTTCAATCGCTTATGCCCTCCCAACAAGAAAGGCAAGCGCAGTTTTGCCGTTAACATGCTGCACCGATTGAAGAACCTGGGCATCAACAAAACCGACCCGGATGAGCTGACCGAAGAGGAACGGCGCAAGTTTGCCCGTCTAAACATCGACCGCGAAACCCTTACCTGGCGACGCGCCATCGACACCAACGATCGGCTCCTGCGCGGGATCACCATCGGTCAGGGCCCGGATGAAAAAGAATTTAACCTTAAGACGAATTTTATTATCACCGTTGCCAGTGAATTAATGGCTGTTCTGGCACTTGCGACCAGCTTACAGGATATGCGTGAGCGCATCGGTCGGATTGTGCTGGCACTGGATATGGATGGCAACCCGGTTACCGTTGATGACGTCGGCGTGGGCGGAGCGGCTACCGTCATGATGAAGGATGCCCTGATGCCCAACCTGATGCAAACCCTGGAAGGCACCCCGGCTTTTGTTCACGCCGGTCCCTTTGCCAATATCGCCCACGGCAACAGCTCGATCATGGCGGATATGATCGGTTTGAAACTGGCTGATTACGTGATCACTGAATCGGGCTTTGGCGCCGATATGGGCATGGAAAAGTTCTTTGACATCAAATGCCGCTATTCGGGCAATATCCCCGATGTGGTGGTTCTGGTCGCCACCGTCCGGGCGCTCAAAATGCACGGCGGCGGTCCCAAAGTGGTGGCAGGTGCGCCCCTGGCACCGGAATATGTCGAAGAAAACCTGGAATTATTACAGGCTGGACTGGAAAACCTGATGGCGCATGTTGACATCGCCAGCCATTATGGCATCAACATTGTCGTCGCCATCAACCGCTTCCACACCGATACCGATGCCGAGTTAGACCTGATCAAAAAGGCCTGCTACGAAAGCGGCAAGGTTTTCGACGCGGTGGTGACCAACCACTGGGAAGAGGGCGGCGCAGGCGCCATCGAGCTGGGCAAAGCCGTGATCAAAGCCGCTGAGCAGGAAACCAACTTCAAATTCCTTTACCCGCTGGACATTCCCATCAAAGAGAAAATTGAGATCATCGCCACCAAGGTCTACGGTGCCGACGGCGTCGATTACTCACCCGAGGCGGAAAAGCAAATTGAAGAATACACCCGCCTGGGCTTTGACAAAATCCCGATCTGCATGGCCAAAACCCACCTCAGCCTGAGCCACGACCCGGCGGCAAAAGGTCGCCCCAAGAATTACCGCATCCCCATTCGCTCGGTGAATGCTTCTGTGGGCGCCGGATTCCTCTATCCGCTGTTGGGCACGATGAGCACCATGCCCGGCCTGCCCACCCGACCCGCGTATTACGATATCGATATCGATTTTGAGACCGGCCGCATCATTGGTTTGATGTAA
- a CDS encoding ABC transporter ATP-binding protein gives MSEPIVSIRDVKYRYRGQKVNALEEINLSLEPGEFLMLMGPSEAGKSTLAATINGLIPHFHMGKLEGDVTVKGRNTRDHSVAQMAELVGMVFQDFEAQLFSTNVELEVAFGPENFAVPREEIKERIDENLAYVGLERFRNRPPSTLSGGQKQKLAIASVLALKPQVLVMDEPTTDLDPISKMGVFEITHRLCKRDDLTLLIIEHETEEALFADRIALIRDGKLIKVGPTREILTDVALMESLGVMPLGIPKFFKAVGVSELPLTPDEGVETFKSLKLQINDLAYQEMVAREKAELEKFNEPLIQCTNLSHTYKGEVEALKKVNIEIHRGDMVAIIGQNGSGKTTLAKHFNGLLLPTEGEILVNGKPTREQGIFSLGKTVGYVFQNPDHQIFSEKVFDEVAFSPRLRKLPEEEIKQRVLEALSAVGLEGLEEEDPFTLTKSGRQRVAVASVLASNPDVLILDEPTTGLDYSEQSSMMNMVRRLNENGSTIIFITHHMWVVAEYAKRAFVMKDGDVILEGSTREVFSHSEVLRDAFLRPPHFVEFTRRLGYTFLTPAEMKACLEGAHS, from the coding sequence GTGAGTGAACCCATTGTTTCAATACGAGATGTAAAGTATCGCTATCGTGGGCAGAAAGTGAATGCCCTGGAGGAAATCAACCTGTCGCTTGAGCCGGGTGAGTTCCTGATGTTGATGGGCCCCAGTGAAGCCGGCAAGAGCACGCTGGCCGCCACAATCAACGGCTTGATCCCTCATTTTCACATGGGCAAGTTAGAGGGTGATGTGACTGTCAAAGGTCGCAATACGCGTGATCATTCGGTGGCACAAATGGCTGAACTGGTGGGCATGGTTTTTCAGGATTTTGAGGCGCAGCTCTTTTCCACCAACGTGGAGCTTGAAGTCGCCTTTGGACCGGAAAACTTTGCTGTGCCACGGGAAGAAATCAAAGAACGCATTGACGAGAACCTGGCTTACGTCGGGCTGGAAAGATTTCGCAATCGACCGCCGTCCACGCTTTCCGGCGGGCAGAAGCAGAAGTTAGCCATCGCTTCGGTGCTGGCGTTAAAGCCCCAGGTTCTGGTGATGGACGAACCCACCACCGACCTGGACCCGATCAGCAAGATGGGCGTGTTCGAAATCACCCACCGTTTGTGCAAGCGCGATGACCTGACTCTGTTGATTATTGAACATGAAACCGAAGAAGCTCTTTTTGCAGACAGGATTGCACTCATCAGAGATGGAAAATTGATTAAGGTGGGTCCGACGCGGGAAATATTAACCGATGTGGCGTTGATGGAATCCCTGGGCGTGATGCCGTTGGGCATCCCCAAATTCTTTAAGGCAGTGGGTGTATCCGAGTTGCCGCTTACCCCTGATGAAGGTGTGGAGACCTTTAAATCCTTGAAATTACAGATTAATGATCTTGCATACCAGGAAATGGTGGCCAGAGAAAAGGCTGAACTGGAAAAATTCAACGAGCCATTGATCCAATGCACAAATCTTTCGCACACCTATAAAGGTGAGGTTGAAGCGCTGAAAAAAGTTAACATTGAGATTCATCGTGGCGATATGGTGGCGATTATTGGGCAAAATGGCAGCGGTAAAACGACCTTGGCCAAGCACTTCAACGGACTGCTCCTGCCCACTGAAGGAGAAATCCTGGTTAATGGGAAGCCCACCCGCGAACAGGGAATTTTTTCTCTCGGAAAAACGGTTGGTTATGTGTTTCAAAACCCGGATCATCAAATTTTCTCAGAAAAGGTCTTCGATGAAGTCGCCTTCAGCCCGCGCCTCAGGAAATTGCCTGAGGAGGAGATCAAACAGCGCGTGTTGGAGGCTTTATCTGCAGTGGGCCTTGAAGGTTTGGAAGAGGAGGATCCCTTCACCCTGACCAAGAGCGGTCGTCAACGGGTTGCGGTGGCTTCGGTGCTGGCTTCGAACCCGGATGTCTTAATCCTGGACGAGCCCACCACCGGGTTGGACTACAGTGAACAGAGCAGCATGATGAACATGGTCAGGCGCTTGAATGAAAACGGCAGCACGATCATTTTCATCACCCATCATATGTGGGTCGTGGCTGAATATGCCAAACGCGCCTTTGTGATGAAAGACGGTGATGTTATTCTGGAAGGTAGCACCCGGGAGGTGTTCTCCCACAGCGAAGTTCTACGAGACGCTTTTTTGCGTCCACCCCATTTTGTTGAATTTACCCGTCGTCTGGGTTACACATTTTTAACACCCGCCGAAATGAAAGCCTGTTTAGAAGGAGCGCATAGCTGA
- the mfd gene encoding transcription-repair coupling factor: MQLLDAIGELTAYRELLSDLQGAPGRSQTLPGLGLPRAARLPLLARLQHDLACPILLITNRADRALALYEELGFWLGEAGVHYFPEPNPLFYEKSGWGAGTRRDRLQVLTLLARLLIPGMPQPGHPPVIVAPVRAIMTRTLPRRDFIKHTRALRIGQQVTPDGLTREWVETGYDYANIVVEAGQFSRRGGILDVWSPGEDEPARIEFFGDEIDTMRTFDPATQRTLAKLEALTVTPAREILPRAAEKAGLPLKDLSEFLLPLAHPMGGCLLDFLPDNALIALDGQEFIAAAVTEIEEESLSRRDDAIRAGEIDADFPLPFFTWSEIEDRVGKRPLVELGYTGALDEPALAANFLSGPRFAGKLRDFMDHLKALQREGQPWVVVSRQSARLRNLWRDGLLAQDARAEQQLESQFIEGNLAGGWSLTTRDGGMLHLLTDSEIFGWARPQPRRRYRPTAEAPESSYADLEPGDWVVHVDYGIGKFAGLVQRTHEGTLQEYLCIEFADQDHLFVPIHHADRLTRYIGADGHVPVISRLGGSTWSATKQKVREAVQEIAGELLDLYAQRQVAEGFSFSQDTPWQRELEASFPYIETEDQLQALAEIKADMENPRPMDRLLCGDVGYGKTEVTLRAAFKAVMDGKQVAVLVPTTVLAQQHYDTFRERLATFPVEVEMLSRFRTQREQNRIIKDLSTNKVDIVIGTHRLLSGDVSFKNLGLVVIDEEQRFGVAHKEHLKKLRTSVDVLTLTATPIPRTLYMALTGVRDISTINSPPEERLPIVTHIGPYDSKLVRYAIVRELERGGQVFFVHNRVQTINAMKARLERLVPEASIAIAHGQMDENELAATMHRFTDGEVDVLLCTSIIEAGLDIPNANTLIVDRADTLGLAQLYQLRGRVGRGAQRAYAYLFRHRLRAPTPEGQERLEVLAENTQLGSGYAIAMRDLEMRGAGELLGTRQSGYIASVGFHLYTRLLAQAVNQYRLATGAKGPGDASVLDASLTIPTSVNLPLSIGIPDTYIPDQALRLKLYRRLADIHDEAALASIEMEFVDRFGPPPERVSNLLFQIKIKVLAAKAGLAAVSFEGRQILLRYPPLPSGIENRNLPELGYPVSSGKNAYRIHFHDPENEPWQELLVQTLVRIARADGR; the protein is encoded by the coding sequence ATGCAATTACTCGACGCAATCGGTGAATTAACGGCTTACCGTGAACTGCTATCCGACCTGCAGGGGGCGCCCGGACGCAGTCAGACCTTGCCGGGGCTGGGATTGCCGCGTGCCGCGCGCCTGCCGTTGCTGGCGCGCCTGCAGCACGACCTGGCGTGCCCGATTTTGTTGATCACCAATCGCGCCGATCGTGCCCTGGCTCTGTATGAAGAGTTAGGGTTCTGGCTGGGTGAAGCGGGCGTGCACTACTTCCCGGAACCCAACCCCTTATTTTATGAAAAATCAGGCTGGGGCGCCGGCACACGTCGGGACCGTTTGCAGGTGTTGACCTTGCTGGCCAGGCTGTTAATCCCCGGAATGCCACAGCCTGGGCACCCGCCGGTGATCGTTGCCCCGGTGCGGGCGATCATGACCCGCACGCTCCCCCGCCGCGATTTCATCAAACACACTCGCGCACTGCGGATCGGTCAGCAGGTCACTCCCGATGGACTGACCCGTGAGTGGGTGGAAACCGGCTACGACTACGCCAATATCGTGGTTGAGGCGGGTCAGTTTTCGCGCCGCGGCGGAATCCTCGATGTGTGGTCTCCCGGCGAGGACGAACCGGCGCGGATTGAGTTTTTTGGCGATGAAATTGACACAATGCGCACCTTCGATCCGGCCACGCAGCGCACGCTGGCAAAACTTGAAGCCCTGACGGTCACGCCGGCGCGGGAAATTTTGCCCAGGGCAGCGGAAAAAGCCGGCTTGCCGTTGAAGGACCTTTCGGAATTTTTATTGCCCCTGGCGCATCCCATGGGAGGTTGTTTGCTGGACTTCCTGCCCGATAACGCGTTGATCGCCCTGGATGGACAGGAATTCATTGCCGCAGCTGTGACTGAAATCGAAGAGGAAAGCCTCTCGCGACGGGACGATGCCATCCGGGCGGGCGAGATCGATGCTGATTTCCCGCTCCCTTTTTTCACCTGGTCTGAAATTGAAGACCGGGTTGGCAAACGCCCGCTGGTCGAGCTGGGGTATACCGGTGCGCTGGATGAGCCCGCTTTGGCAGCGAATTTTTTATCCGGGCCGCGATTTGCCGGCAAACTGCGGGATTTTATGGATCATCTGAAGGCGCTTCAGCGCGAGGGTCAGCCCTGGGTGGTCGTCTCGCGGCAGTCGGCGCGTTTGCGGAATTTGTGGCGCGATGGATTGCTTGCTCAGGACGCCCGGGCAGAACAACAGCTTGAAAGCCAATTCATTGAAGGCAACCTGGCGGGAGGCTGGTCACTCACCACCCGTGATGGAGGAATGCTGCATCTCTTAACGGACAGCGAAATCTTCGGCTGGGCGCGCCCGCAACCCCGGCGGCGTTATCGCCCGACCGCCGAGGCTCCCGAATCCAGCTACGCCGACCTGGAACCTGGCGATTGGGTGGTGCATGTGGATTATGGCATCGGCAAGTTCGCCGGACTGGTCCAGCGTACACACGAGGGAACATTGCAGGAGTATCTGTGCATCGAATTTGCCGACCAGGATCATCTGTTTGTGCCCATCCACCATGCAGATCGCCTGACACGCTATATCGGTGCTGACGGGCACGTTCCCGTGATCTCTCGCCTGGGGGGCAGCACCTGGAGCGCCACCAAGCAGAAGGTGCGCGAAGCCGTGCAGGAAATCGCCGGTGAGCTGTTGGATCTATATGCCCAGCGCCAGGTGGCGGAAGGGTTTTCCTTCAGCCAGGACACTCCCTGGCAGCGCGAACTGGAAGCCAGCTTTCCCTACATTGAAACCGAAGATCAGCTTCAAGCCCTGGCTGAAATCAAAGCAGATATGGAAAACCCCCGCCCGATGGACCGCCTGTTGTGCGGGGATGTGGGTTACGGAAAAACCGAGGTCACCCTGAGGGCTGCTTTCAAAGCTGTGATGGACGGCAAGCAGGTGGCGGTGTTGGTGCCCACGACCGTGCTGGCACAACAACACTACGACACCTTTCGGGAACGACTGGCAACCTTCCCGGTGGAGGTGGAAATGCTCTCGCGCTTTCGCACCCAGCGGGAGCAGAATCGCATCATCAAGGACCTGAGCACCAATAAAGTGGACATTGTCATCGGTACACACCGCTTGCTTTCGGGGGATGTTTCCTTCAAAAATTTGGGCCTGGTGGTGATCGATGAAGAACAGCGCTTTGGCGTGGCGCATAAGGAACACCTCAAAAAACTGCGCACCTCTGTGGATGTACTCACCCTGACGGCGACGCCCATTCCGCGCACCCTTTATATGGCGCTGACCGGAGTACGTGATATTTCCACCATCAACTCGCCGCCTGAAGAACGCCTGCCGATCGTCACCCATATCGGCCCTTATGATTCCAAGCTGGTACGTTATGCAATCGTGCGCGAGCTGGAGCGCGGCGGGCAGGTGTTCTTTGTGCATAACCGCGTTCAGACAATCAACGCGATGAAAGCTCGCCTGGAGAGGCTGGTACCAGAAGCAAGCATCGCGATTGCACACGGGCAGATGGATGAGAACGAATTGGCAGCAACGATGCACAGGTTCACCGATGGCGAGGTGGACGTTCTGCTGTGCACGTCGATCATTGAAGCCGGTTTGGATATCCCCAACGCCAACACGCTGATCGTTGACCGGGCGGACACCTTAGGCTTGGCGCAGCTTTACCAGTTACGCGGACGGGTGGGTCGGGGGGCGCAACGGGCTTATGCGTACTTGTTCCGTCATCGCTTGAGGGCGCCCACACCCGAAGGTCAGGAGCGGTTAGAGGTGTTGGCAGAGAACACCCAGTTAGGATCAGGATACGCCATCGCCATGCGCGACCTCGAAATGCGTGGTGCGGGCGAGCTATTGGGCACGCGTCAATCCGGTTATATCGCTTCGGTTGGATTCCATCTTTACACGCGGCTTTTGGCGCAGGCGGTGAACCAATATCGCCTGGCAACCGGTGCGAAGGGTCCGGGCGACGCAAGCGTGCTGGATGCCTCACTGACCATCCCCACCTCGGTCAACCTGCCGCTATCGATCGGCATCCCCGACACTTACATTCCCGACCAGGCTTTGCGCCTGAAACTGTACCGGCGCCTGGCGGATATCCACGATGAAGCCGCCCTGGCATCGATCGAGATGGAATTTGTTGATCGCTTTGGTCCCCCGCCTGAGCGGGTGAGCAACCTGCTGTTCCAGATTAAGATCAAGGTGCTGGCTGCCAAAGCCGGGCTGGCAGCGGTCAGTTTTGAGGGGCGTCAGATCCTGTTGCGCTACCCGCCGCTTCCCAGCGGGATTGAGAACCGAAATTTACCCGAACTGGGCTACCCGGTGTCCTCGGGAAAGAACGCCTATCGCATTCATTTTCATGATCCGGAAAACGAACCCTGGCAGGAGCTTTTAGTGCAAACGTTGGTGAGAATTGCCCGTGCGGACGGTCGTTAA
- a CDS encoding energy-coupling factor transporter transmembrane component T family protein, with product MDAEIYIDNNSFIHRLDPRVKIIIFLLTFVAILLFQDPLWMLPITVLIIIQLVVSGALVNMRRIRYILIVLTISSLILWNLFSSGETKLFWFFSVESLTYAVARTMLMILMISTGMVLITSTRNEELVNGMIRLGMPYRVGFAISTALRLVPTIVTSTLTISQAQRSRGLDLESGNLFERVKKFLPLLVPVFISSIRNTNIFGMALESKGFGASEKRTFYLDFHMNKTDYIVLAFSILFMLVSIYFAVMGYGKIEGLIR from the coding sequence ATGGATGCTGAAATTTATATTGACAATAATTCATTTATTCATCGTCTGGACCCTCGGGTCAAGATTATCATATTTCTTCTGACCTTTGTGGCGATCTTGCTATTTCAGGACCCCTTGTGGATGTTGCCGATTACTGTTTTAATCATCATTCAGTTGGTGGTCTCAGGTGCTCTGGTTAATATGCGCCGAATTCGATATATTTTAATCGTTTTGACGATTTCCAGTTTGATCTTATGGAATTTATTTTCATCTGGCGAGACCAAGCTATTCTGGTTTTTTTCGGTTGAATCTCTTACCTATGCTGTGGCACGGACTATGCTCATGATCCTGATGATCTCTACCGGCATGGTATTGATTACCTCCACGCGTAATGAGGAACTGGTCAACGGCATGATCCGGTTGGGGATGCCTTACCGGGTTGGCTTTGCGATTTCCACAGCCTTGCGACTGGTACCGACGATTGTGACCAGCACCCTCACCATCAGCCAGGCTCAACGCAGCCGCGGCCTTGACCTGGAATCGGGCAATCTTTTTGAAAGGGTAAAGAAATTTTTACCTTTGCTGGTGCCTGTGTTTATCTCAAGCATCCGCAATACCAATATCTTCGGCATGGCTTTAGAGTCCAAAGGCTTTGGTGCTTCAGAGAAACGTACCTTTTACCTGGATTTTCATATGAATAAAACCGATTATATTGTGCTGGCATTTTCCATCTTGTTCATGCTGGTTTCGATTTACTTTGCGGTTATGGGTTATGGGAAAATCGAAGGATTAATTCGATGA
- a CDS encoding L-fuculose-phosphate aldolase, which yields MLLLDERRKVVDYAQKMLSTGLVKGTGGNISLTNEDKSLVAITPSGVAYETMRPEDVVVLDLDGNHVDGDLLPSSELGFHLALLRQRMEIKAVVHTHSDYSTALACLRWELPAVHYLIGSAGFKVPLAPYATFGTPELAEGICETIGDGNAVLLANHGLVAVGVSLSKAFSTAEMVEYVAKLYLITRSVGSPVVLNRGEMQDVLEKFTTYGVQPGKSKN from the coding sequence ATGCTTCTTTTAGATGAACGCCGAAAAGTTGTGGACTATGCCCAAAAAATGCTCAGCACAGGTTTGGTTAAGGGCACGGGCGGCAATATCAGCCTGACGAACGAAGATAAGAGCCTGGTGGCGATCACACCCTCGGGGGTTGCTTACGAAACGATGAGGCCGGAGGATGTGGTGGTGCTTGACCTGGATGGGAACCATGTGGATGGGGATTTGCTGCCCTCCTCCGAGCTTGGATTTCACCTGGCTTTGCTGCGTCAACGGATGGAGATTAAGGCAGTGGTGCATACCCATTCTGATTATTCGACCGCCTTAGCCTGTTTGCGCTGGGAGCTGCCTGCAGTGCACTATTTAATTGGCTCTGCCGGGTTCAAAGTCCCACTGGCGCCCTACGCGACCTTTGGCACACCGGAACTGGCTGAGGGCATTTGCGAGACCATCGGGGATGGCAACGCGGTGCTTTTGGCTAATCACGGGCTGGTAGCGGTAGGCGTCAGCCTGAGCAAAGCCTTTTCCACGGCTGAGATGGTTGAATACGTGGCAAAACTGTACCTGATCACCCGCTCGGTCGGGTCTCCGGTGGTGCTCAACAGGGGGGAGATGCAGGATGTGTTGGAGAAATTCACCACTTATGGCGTGCAACCAGGAAAATCAAAAAATTGA